One Phyllopteryx taeniolatus isolate TA_2022b chromosome 3, UOR_Ptae_1.2, whole genome shotgun sequence genomic window, ACGGTATTACTAATGGCCGGTTTGGACGACAAGTTGTCCTTTGGTTTGGAGTTCTGTCGTTTTGAAGTCGGCGATATTCTTTACAGCAATATGGGCTAAATTGCAAGATATTGTagtaaatcaatcaaaaccgaaataaaaataagctatcaatattttgtcactcaaaactatttaaagaaagaaaatataatgaaaatataaagaaaatggTATTGTTCAGAGTCTTTCTGATGGCGTGTTTGTTTAGGGTGAGATGCaaatgttcctgacaaaatcaaaaatGTTCCTGAAAAAATATCCTGTATATTCCTGAGGTGATGATAGGGGTTGGCATCTCTGCATTCAAATCCCTTTTTGCTTGTGTGCTGCAGACTTCCAGCAGCTGATTGGTCGCGAAGAAGACTCGCCTGGCAGGAGCCCCAGTTTAGAGGATCCTCAGCTCccccacattaaagaggaagaggaggaagctgaTGTCAGCCAGTTGCCACTGACGGAGACGCCTGTAGAGTGTGAAGATGACAAGGATGAAGCACCCGATTGGTCACATAATCATCATCACAGTGGAAACCACTATGGGGGACCATCAGCAGACAACCTTTTAGCTTCACTGTCACAGGGTGAAGACACAGAAGCTTTAAGTATCCATTCTCAAACACACGCATGTAAAGAATACTTTAAATTATCTCTTTGCGGTGAAggattttctccaaaacatctgaTGAGAGATACGCAGccaggagaaaaaccttttagttgctcagtttgcggtaaaTCGTTTGGTCGAAAGCAGCACATGCTGAGACACACGAGAGCACACACGGGAGAGAAACCTTtcacctgctcagtttgcggtaaaaAATTCACCCAAAAGCCAAACCTGATTCACCACATGAggacacacacaggagagaaaccatttagttgctcagtttgtggtaaaacattccCCCAAAAGCCAAACCTGATTCAACACATGAGGacgcacacgggagaaaaaccttttagttgctcagtttgtggcgcTAGGTTTGCTCACAGGTTCTCTTTGAGCGTACACATGCGTAAACatacaggagaaaaaccttttagttGCACAGTGTGCGGTCAAATATTCTCGCAAAGGGCAAACATGCTcacacacatgagaacacacgcAGGAAAACAGACACACTTGCACAATTTGTGATAAAATGTATCTTAAAAAGTCTAGTTTGACAGTGCATATGCAGAAACAAAACCGAGAGTAAACATTTTAGATTatggtattttattgttatCTTTTGGAATGTCTTAACATGTCGAATGTTCTATCTTTGTCTTGCTGACattttttgcaaaaaagaaaatttttgCCACCAGTTACTGACTCTCGAGTCATCTTCAGCTTTTTTGCAGACCAGGCCAACTAAGCCAACAGTTCTTGTCTTTGTTACTTAATTGATTTGGAAATACATTGACTCACTGTAATCCACAAGGCAGCACGTCTGTCTCATAATTCTGACgttctgggttcaaatgtgGGCTCCGGCCTTTCTACagcatgtggagtttgcatattccaAGAACAtggttcattaaagactaaattgtccataggtgcgaatggctgtttgtctatatttgccatgctgttggctggcgaccagctcaggatGTACCCAGcttctctcacccaaagtcagatggaatAGACTTTGCGCATGCGCCATTGATTTGCAGTCTGGATGCTGCCGCAAACATAATTTGTTTCCTCAACAGGGTAcctaaaatacacaaatacattttgattaaaaattgTGACAGCCACTATGTATATAGAATAAATCTGATGAACATACCTTATAAATTGCTttttgtaatacatttattttcccaTCGCAACACCTTTTCAGCATTGACGTACACAGCATGAACTAGGGCAAGTTCCAGAAGTCTTATTGAGGGGTGATGTTCACATTTTAAACTCTTTTCTTCCtcagtttgatttatttttgctacTTTAGTCTACAAGACGGAAGTACTAGACTGGAAATGAACATTACTGTAGTATAAAGTCTGTTGGGTCTTTTacacaataaaaatagaaagtTTTATCATACAAACGCTTAACACAAAAGACTACAGATGTTCCTCAAGTACAGAAATGAACTAACATCCATAGATAACCATTACACATAATAAAGCTGACTAAAAAggtatacattttgtttttaaatggcctATTTAGCCTGAGCTTGATTGCCAATCAGTCAAAATTAGCAAATGCTAAGGGTGCAATTACTTCCGGGGGGCAACAAAATTGGTACAAAatcaagttaatttttttccctcattatgtacacgcagcaccccatattgacagaaaaaaaacatttaattgttgaaattttggcaatttattcaaaaagaaaaacttaaatatcacacagccataagtattcagtccctttgctgtgacactcatatatttaactcgggtgctgtccattttttctgatcatccttgagatggttctacacgttcattggagtccagctccgTTTGATTATTCTAATTGGACTTGatcaggaaagccacacccctgtcgatataagaccttacagctcacagtgcatgtcagagcaaagccCGCGTGGAGTTAATTTTAAATTGCGCGACGTGTTAATTTAAGACAATTTTCAAATCTTAATTTCAGGTGCCACATTGAGTAGGGCCGACTCTGTCTGGAGTGGAGCGCAGACGCCCTCTGCTGGGAGAATGAAACACTAGCGGTAAACTGCGTTTAAACGCGAGTTAACTTATCCTGACATAACAAAACAGGCACGAATGAGAAAAGCCATCACAAAATGAACGTGTATAATAcagatgttttaaaaatattgccaCGTATTTACTGACAGACACAGATCAACGGACCATGCTTCGTGACTGGTTCGTTTCTAAAAAGGGCCCGACCAGAAACAGTAACTGAGCACCAcggaaaacattttataaattgtaAAGAGACATTTTGGCGACCATGTATTGTTGAAAGGGTTTGTTTTGTgtcaaatgttatgtttttttggtGCTTCTATTGTTTGGAATAAAGACGATTTGTATTCTGACCTCTTTGTAGCTCATTTTTCTACGCTTCCACATACCGCCACAAGATGGCTGCCGTGTGAGGTGATGGATTTTGTTCATGCCTTTAAAACACCGCCGGAGAAGAAAAAGGCGGAAGTCCATAAGCGAGTCGATGTGAGACAAAGAGCGAGGTTGATGTCGTGTAAGAGCATCGAACTTCTATTAGCCATCTGGACTGTTTGAAAGAACGATGACGTCTTACGAGGAGCAACCTTGTCGAGAGAACGAACGACAGCAGGACGACAAGACGACGCCTCCAGTCGTGTTCTACACTCAAGGTCAGTGTTTGTGTCGTGGTCGAGTTGTGGAGGGTTAGGTTAGATATTGTTATTGACAGGCAAAAATGCTCAACATCATGTATTAAGCGATCTCCACGCTGACAATCAATAGTGATACAAACTTGTAGTCTGGTGTAGTACTACTCAGCTCGACCATAAttccaaaaagttaaaactttcatagattatagattcgggacccacaatttaaacgatttcaagtatttatttgtttatttttacataatttgggcttccagctcgtaaaacccacaaaattagaaattcataaaaattgaatactgtgaagaaatcaccatttacttctcagtttttgtaggaaaaagaaagaaattagggtcacattaatcaaatcaatcaagatGTGGTACTTTCAAAttgatatgttaatcttcaatacttggttgggaattcatttgctttaatcactgcctctaCACCGTGGCAGTGAGACAATCAGCCTGCGGCATTGCCTGGGACTTATGGAAGCCCAGagttccttgatgcttgctgtcagttcttctttgtttttgggtctggtgcccctcattttcctcttgataataccccctagattctcaatggggtttcgATCCAGCGAGTTGGGTTCggttgggttgttcccaacagctggtgaaatcttcaggtcaaaagcacctttggaaatatatttagtgagaaaaattgtgatctgctaaatacttatttcagccactttatctgtacgtatgtatatatgtgtgcatctgtgtgtgtgtgtgtgtgtgtgtgtgtgtgtgtatatatatatatatatatatccatccatccatccattttctgagccgcttctcctcactaaggtctcgggcgtgctggagcttatcccagctgtcatcgggcaggaggcggggtacaccctgaactggttgccagccaatcgcagggcacatacaaacaaacaaccatttgcactcatattcacacctacgggcaatttagagtctccaatttatgcatgtttttgggatgtgggaggaaaccggagtgcccggagaaaacccacgcaggcacggggagaacatgcaaactccacacagtcggggccggggattgaacacgggtcctcagaactgtgaggttgacgctctaaccagtcgggcaccgtgccgccatatatacatatatatatacagctaTTGAGTATATGAACAATAATATAATCAGTAtacaacttacaaaaaaaattaatcagtctgctttcatgaaggactgCAGAAATATGAGTATAATTACTGTTGAGAGGCcgcaatttgaaaaatgtttaagTTCAAGATCTCTAAATGATCAAACGATTGTTAAagtagttgttgattaattattGCACCTCGACTAAACTGTGTTTCTGTGGCTTGTGTCGCACAGATTGCAGAGAGGAACTACCCCCTCAGCTGCAGGCGGGGACCTCCAGTTTGCGTCCGCAGGCCCCTTACACCAAAGAGGAAGCGGAGGATCCGGAGCTTGTCCACGTTAAAGAGGAAGGGGAGGAGGTTGACGTCAGCACGTTGCCACTGAACGTCGTCGTCGTGAAGAGCGAATATGAAGAAGACGAAACACCCGAGTGGTCACAGGTTCACCATCACTGCCCAAGTGGAGGACCACCACCAGCAGTCAACCTGTCAGCTCCACTGTCACATAGCCAAGACATGAAAGAACTTTTGAGGAGCAGCACAGACTGCAAAGGTGACAAGAAACACTTGAAATGCTCTGAAAAAGACTCAACGTATGTGggagcacacacacatgaagacaaTTTTATTTGCTCCGTTTGTGGCGAAAGCTTTACCGAGGCAGATAGGATTAcgcacatgaaaacacacagcaGAGAGAAAGtttttggctgttctgtttgcGGTGAAACATTTGCAGAAAAGGTCGCTTTGATCGTACACAAAGTAACGCACACGGCAGAAAATCCTTTCACTTGCTCAGTTTGCGGCAAGGTATATTTGATCAAAGACTATTTGAATAAACACATGAGAACGCATACAGGGGAAAAACCTCacagttgctcagtttgtggtgaaaggtttGCTCACAAGGCCACTTTGATAGCGCACACAGcgacacacacaggagaaaaacctttcactTGCTCCGATTGTGATAAAAACTTTTCTTATAAGTCCGATTTGACTAagcacatgagaacacacacaggagaaaaaccctttagttgctcGGTTTGTGGTGAAAAATTTGCTCGCAAGGTCTCTTTAATTGCACACACAGCCacgcacacgggagaaaaacctttcactTGCTCAATTTGTGGCGAAACTCTCTCATATCGCCACAGTTTGAATGCACACATGCGGatgcacacgggagaaaaaccatTTACTTGCTCAGTTTGCAGTGAAAGTTTTGCTCGAAAAGAAAATATGATTGCACACATGAGAagacacacaggagaaaaaccttttactTGTTCGGTTTGTGGGAAAAACTTTTCTCACAAGTCCGCTATGAGTAGACACAGGAAGGCACATGCGGATGAAAAACCTTTCACTTGCTCATTTTGCGATGAGAGCTTTTTGAAGAGGTCCAGTTTGACGGCACACATGCGTAAACATAACGGAGAATAAATGCTTTCCTCCCATGTTTGTGCTCAAAGAGGTGGGTGGACATAACAGTCGATTGCAGCAGTTGTTAAGAATTGATCAGTTGTGTGATGATTGAAGTGAAAATGGAAAGCACCATTCAGGGCAACTTTAATCTGACCCGTATTTATAAATCcgttttaaaataatagttaaaaatcatattttggtttgtattgttttctgttaacTTTGCGACACATTACTATGTTATCGCATTGAGTATTTTGGAGTCTGATTTGGGTTCTtgattttaatttgttgttgctatattttgttttattaattgtcagtcatatgttttgtttgtgttggtcACAATCTTTGCAATAAAGAGGAGACTGCTCACATTCGGACATCTTTGCAACTCTTCTTCAGTCTTTCACAGACCTTTTCATTGTTTAAACTATGTGCTAAAAGTGACTGTGAGGTGGAAGTTGTAATAGTTGTATAGAGAAAGTCTATTCtttagccagtccctcaattATGATTATCATgttaactacagtatattgcagccaattcctaaaataatttaatctattgtttttcctcaatgtacacacagcaccccatattgacagaaaaaaacagaattgttgaaatttttacagatttataaaaaaaaagaaaaactgaaatatcacacggccataagtattcagaccctttgctcagtatttagtagaagcacccttttgagctaatacagccatgagtcttttggggaatgatgcaacaagtttttgacacctggatttggggatcctcgcagatcctctccagttctgtcaagttggatggtgaacgttggtgggcagccattttcaggtctttccagagatgctcaattggttttaagtcagggctctggctgggccattcaaaaacagtcacggagttgttctgaagccactccttcggtattttagctgtgtgcttagggtcattgtcttgtttgaaggtgaaccttccacccagtctgaggtcctgagcactttggagaaggttttcgtccaggatatccctgtacttggccgcattcatgctttcttcgattgcaaccagttgtcgtgtccctgcagctgaaaaacacccccacagcatgatgctggcaccaccatgcttcactgttgggactgtattggacaggtgatgagcagtgcctggttttcgccacacatgccacttagaattaaggccaaaaagttctatcttgatctcatcagaccagagaatcttgtttctcaccatcttggagtccttcaggtgtttttttttccgcaaactccatgcaggctttcatgtgtcttgcattgaggagaggcttccgtcgagctactctacCATagagccccgactggtggagggctgcagtgatggttgactttctagaactttctcccatctcccgactgcatctctggagctcagccacaggcctctttgggttcttctttacctctctcaccaaggcccttctctcccgattgctcagtttagcCAACTCTCGGTAGGGTTCTgttcatcccaaacgtcttccatttaaggattatggaggccactgtgctcttaggaaccttaagtgtcgcagaatatatattttttaaaaccttggccagatctgtaccttgccacaattctgtctctgaggtcttcaggcagtttctttgacctcatgattcttatttgctctgacatgcactgtgagcggTAAGGTCTTTTattgacaggtgtgtggctttcctaatcaagatccatcagtataatcaaacacagctggactccaatgaaagtgtagaaccatctcaaggatgatcagaaaaaatggacagcacccgagttaaatata contains:
- the LOC133474792 gene encoding gastrula zinc finger protein XlCGF52.1-like produces the protein MTSYEEQPCRENERQQDDKTTPPVVFYTQDCREELPPQLQAGTSSLRPQAPYTKEEAEDPELVHVKEEGEEVDVSTLPLNVVVVKSEYEEDETPEWSQVHHHCPSGGPPPAVNLSAPLSHSQDMKELLRSSTDCKGDKKHLKCSEKDSTYVGAHTHEDNFICSVCGESFTEADRITHMKTHSREKVFGCSVCGETFAEKVALIVHKVTHTAENPFTCSVCGKVYLIKDYLNKHMRTHTGEKPHSCSVCGERFAHKATLIAHTATHTGEKPFTCSDCDKNFSYKSDLTKHMRTHTGEKPFSCSVCGEKFARKVSLIAHTATHTGEKPFTCSICGETLSYRHSLNAHMRMHTGEKPFTCSVCSESFARKENMIAHMRRHTGEKPFTCSVCGKNFSHKSAMSRHRKAHADEKPFTCSFCDESFLKRSSLTAHMRKHNGE
- the LOC133474793 gene encoding gastrula zinc finger protein XlCGF8.2DB-like is translated as MLKELVRERLIGVADEIFGLFERTIASYEEQLCRAREENEEQRRQLEAVSMTQMVLYNDDFQQLIGREEDSPGRSPSLEDPQLPHIKEEEEEADVSQLPLTETPVECEDDKDEAPDWSHNHHHSGNHYGGPSADNLLASLSQGEDTEALSIHSQTHACKEYFKLSLCGEGFSPKHLMRDTQPGEKPFSCSVCGKSFGRKQHMLRHTRAHTGEKPFTCSVCGKKFTQKPNLIHHMRTHTGEKPFSCSVCGKTFPQKPNLIQHMRTHTGEKPFSCSVCGARFAHRFSLSVHMRKHTGEKPFSCTVCGQIFSQRANMLTHMRTHAGKQTHLHNL